In the Glycine max cultivar Williams 82 chromosome 19, Glycine_max_v4.0, whole genome shotgun sequence genome, TTTGAGGTGGTTATCAATGGAACTGGTacatgatatattattttttggattcatCAATGTTCAAACTATGGGAAAAGTGTGTcaataatatcattaatgtcttggacataattttaaaaaaatgttgaacatgGATACTTACGCATAGTTCCAatggtccaaatcatagttttttagattttgtgctcctCTTTTGAGGTGGGTTTCAATGGAAATGGTGCACGATATATTTGTTTCTGGATTTTGTGACGTTCAGACTATGGAAAAAGCTtctcataaatattattaatgtcttgtacataattttaaaaaaaatgttgaacatgtatacttaagcatagttgaaaggatccaaatcatagttttttcgaTTTTGTGCTCCTATTTTGACGTGGGtgtccatggaactggtgcacgatatatatatatataattaattaattctttggcgtcaaataatggaaaaagtgtgtcacaaatatcattaatattttggacataatttttaaaaaatatagaacatGGGAATTTAAACATAATTGCAAGagttcaaatcatagttttttcgaTTTTGAGTTCTTATTTTGAGCTGGTTctccatggaactggtgcacgatatatatatatatatatatttttattcgtCAATGTTCAATATATGGAAAAAGTGTGTCATGAATATCATTaacgtgttttaattaatttttaaaaaatttaaaacatgggcacttaagcatagttgccaagggtccaaatcattattttttggattttctactcctattttgaggtggttgtcGATGGAACTAGtacacaataattttttttattcttcgaTGTTAAAACTATGGGAAAAGTATGTCTtggacataaatttaaaaaaaattgttgaacatgggtacttaagcatagttgcaaggatCCATATCATAGTTTTTTCGATTTTGTGTTCctattttgaggtggttgtcCATTGAAATGATCCacgatatttatttttttggattctttgacgtccaaataatggaaaaagggtgtcacaaatatcattaatctgttggacataattttaaaaaaatgtagaacatgggcacttaagcatagttgcaagggtccaaatcatagttttttttattttgtgctccTATTTTGAGGTAGTTGTTCATAGAACTAGTGcgcaatatatttgtttttggatTCTTCAACGTTCAATATATGGAAAAAGTGTATCacgaatatcattaatgtgtttgaattaatttttaaaaaatgcagaaTGTGGGCGCTTAAGCATAGTTGtgagggtccaaatcatagttttttggattttctacTCCTATTTTGAGGTGGTTATCAATGGAACTGGTacatgatatattattttttggattcatCAATGTTCAAACTATGGGAAAAGTGTGTcaataatatcattaatgtcttggacataattttaaaaaaatgttgaacatgGATACTTACGCATAGTTCCAatggtccaaatcatagttttttagattttgtgctcctCTTTTGAGGTGGGTTTCAATGGAAATGGTGCACGATATATTTGTTTCTGGATTTTGTGACGTTCAGACTATGGAAAAAGCTtctcataaatattattaatgtcttgtacataattttaaaaaaaatgttgaacatgtatacttaagcatagttgaaaggatccaaatcatagtttttcgATTTTGTGCTCCTATTTTGACGTGGGtgtccatggaactggtgcacgatatatatatatataattaattaattctttggCGTCCAAATAATGGAAAAAGTgtgtcacaaatatcattaatattttggacataatttttaaaaaatatagaacatGGGAATTTAAACATAATTGCAAGagttcaaatcatagttttttcgaTTTTGAGTTCTTATTTTGAGCTGGTTctccatggaactggtgcacgatatatatatatatatatatttttattcgtCAATGTTCAATATATGGAAAAAGTGTGTCATGAATATCATTaacgtgttttaattaatttttaaaaaatttaaaacatgggcacttaagcatagttgcaagggtccaaatcattattttttggattttctactcctattttgaggtggttgtcGATGGAACTAGtacacaatatattttttttattcttcgaTGTTAAAACTATGGGAAAAGTGTGTcaataatatcattaatgtcttgtacataatttaaaaaaaaaatgttgaacatgggtacttaagcatagttccaagggtccaaatcatagttttttagattttgttctactattttgaggtggttttcGATGAAAAATGTGCATGATATATTTGTTTTCGGATTCTTTGACATTCAAACTATGGGAAAAGTTTCTCaagattattattaatttcttgcacataattttaaaaaaaatgttgatcatGTGTACTTAAGCATAGTGGCAAGgatccaaatcatagtttttatgattttgtgCTCCTATTTTTAGATGGTTATCCATGGCACTAGTGtacgatatatttttttttttttgaattctttgacgtccaaataatgaaaaaagtgtgccacaaatatcattaatcttttggacataatttttaaaaaatgcagaacatgggcacTTAAATGTAGTTgtaagggtccaaatcataatgTGTCACGAATATCATTGATgtgtttgaattaattttaaaaaaatacagaatgtgggcacttaagcatagtggacacttaagcatagttgcaagggtccaaatcatagttttttggATTTTACACTCCTATTTTGAGTGGTTGTCGATGAAAATGGCAcacgatgtttttttttttattcttcgaGGTTCAAACTATGAGAAAAGTGTGTcaataatatcattaatgtcttggacataattttaataaaatgttgaaCATGGGTAATTAAGAATAGTTCCAAGGGTCTGAATCATAGTTTTTAAGATTTTGTGCTCCTTTTTTTGGGTGGTTTTCGATGGAAATGGTGtacgatatattttttttggattctttgacgttcaaactatAGGTACAGTTTCTCAAGAATGTCATTAATGTCttgtacataatttttaaaaaaatgcaaaacatggacacttaagcatagttgcaagggtgcaaatcataattttttcgaTTTTGTGCTCATATCTTGAGGTGGTTGTCCATGGAACTAGtgcacaatatatattttttaaaaattctttgacgtccaaataATTGGAAAAGTGTGTCAAGAATATCATTAATGTCTtggacataatttaaaaaaaatgttgaacatgGGTACTTAGGCATATACGTAATTAGGATTTAACATTACGTGACAGAATAGGGTTTACGGTTTGTTGACTAATTTGGGTTTAGGGCTACTTGAtgaattagggtttagggttgttTTACAATTTGAGTTTACGGTTACTTGACTAACTAAGGTTTCAGGGTATTTAAcgaattagggtttagggttacttAACAAATTAGGATTTAAGGGTGTTTTGACAAATTAGGTTTTATGTGTACTTGTCAAATTAGGGTTTATTGTTACTTTACCAATTAGTGGTTaggtttattttacaaatttggaTTTACGGTTTTTTGACTAACTTGGGTTTAGGAGTATTTAACAAATTAGGATTTAGGGTTACTTAACAAATTTAGGTTTAGGGCtatttgactaattagggtGTATGGGTACTTGACTAATTAGTGTTTAGTGTTACTTGACAAACTAGGATTTAGGGTTACATGACAAATTATGGTTGAGGATTAGTTGAGTAATTAGGGTTTAGCGATATTGGGAAACTTAGGGTTTAGGGCACCTGATCAATTAAGGTTTAGGTTTGTTTTACAAATTAGTGCTACTTgaaaaattagggtttatgggtaCTTGAAAAATTGGGGTTTATGGGTATTTGATTAGTTAGGGATTATGTGTATTTGACTAATCAGGATTTAGTGCTACTTGACCAATTAGAGTCTTGGATTATTTGACATATTAGTGTTACTTGACTAATTAACGTTTAGGgttacttgactaattagggtttatgggtaGTTTACacattagggtttatggttattttactaattatggttTATGTGTACTTGACTAATTAAGGTTTATTGTTACTTGaccaattagggtttagggttatttgacaaattagggtTACTTGACTAATTATAATTTAGGGGTATTTTACAAATTAGGTTTTTATGGTTACttgacaaattagggtttagCGGTATTTGACTTATTAGGGTTTATGGGTACTTGAGTAATCAAGGTTTAGGGTATTTGACAAACTAGGATTTAGGTATACTTGTCAAAGTAGGGTCTATgggtatttgacaaattagggtttagggttacttgactaagtagggtttaggggtatttCAAAAATTAGGGGTTTAGGGTTACTTAACAAATTGGGGTGTATGTGTATTTGAATTATTAGGGTTATGTGTgcttgactaattagggtttagtgttacttaACTAATTAGGATTTATGGTTAATTGACAAATTAGACTTTAGGGTTACTTTACTAGTTAtggtttaggggtatttgacaAATAAATGTTTAGGGTTACTTGACCGATTGGGGTGTAATgggtatttgacaaattagggtttagggtttctTTACAAATAAGCttttaggggtatttgactaaTTAGGATTTATGTGTACTCGACTTATTAGGGTTTAATGTTACTTGACCAATTACGGTTTAGGGTTATTAGACAAATTAGGGTTACTTGACTAATTAAGGTTAATGGGTATTTGAAAAATAACGATTTAGTGTTACTTGACCAATTAGGATTTAGGGTTATTTGACAATTTAGAGTTACTAGattaattagggtttaggggtttttgaaaatttaggaTTCATGGGTTACTTGAGAAATTAGGGTTTATCGGTGTTTAACTAATTAGGGTTATGAatacttgactaattagggtttgtgttacttgaccaattatggtttagggttattttacaaattagggttttggtttatatgactaattagggtttagcgGTAGTTTATAGATCAGGGTTTAGGTTTACTATACTAGTTTCGGTTTAAGGGTGTTTGACAAATTAGGGTTTTTGgatatttcactaattatggttATGGGTACTTGACTGATTATGGTTTATTGTTAGTTGAccaattagggtttatggttattttacaaattagggTTGTGGTTTAcatgactaattagggtttagcgCTAGTTTACATATCAAGGTTTAGGTTTACTATACTAGTTTGGGTTTAAAGGTTTTTGACTATGtagggtttaggggtatttgaaaaattagggGTTTAGGGTTACTTGAAAATTTGCAATTTATGTGTACTTGACTAGTTAGGGTTTAGAGTTACttaactaattagggtttatggtatttgaaaaattagacTTTAGGGTTACTTTACtagttatggtttagggttactTGACTGATTGAGGTTTAATGGGTATTTGACAAAATAGGGTTTAATGTGTCTTTACAAATAAGCttttaggggtatttgactaattagggCTTATGTGTACTCGACttattagggtttagtgttacttgaccAATTAAGGCTTAGGGTTATTTGACTAATTTGGgttacttgactaattagggttaatgggtatttgaaaaattaaggtttattgttacttgaccaattagggtttagggttatttgAGAATTTAGAGTTACTTGattaattagggtttaggggtatttgaaGATTTAGGACTCATGGGTTACTTCACAAATTAAGGTTTATAGGTTTTTAACTTATTAGGGTTTTGAatacttgactaattagggtttagtgttacttgaccaattatggtttagggttattttacaaattaggaTTTATGGTTACATGACTAGTTAGGATTTAGTTGTATTTGACATATCAAGGATTAGGTTTACTTGACTAGTTGGGGTTTATGGGTATATGAAAAATTAGGATTTATGGGTATTTCTCTAACTAGGGTTATGTGTACTTTACTAATTAGGGTTTACTGTTAGTTGACCAATTAggatttatggttattttaaaaacttaggGTTTACGAATAGTTCACTAATTAGGGTTTACATGTATTTGACAACAtagtgtttagggtttaggggtatttgactaaTGAGTGTTTATGTGTAGTTGAGTAATTAGGATTTAGTGTTACTTGACCAATTAGGATTTAgggttatttgacaaattatggttacttgactaattaggaTTTATgggtatttgaaaaattagtGTATAGGGTTACTTGACAATTTAGGGTTTAGGTGTATTTGACTAATTAAGGTTTATAGGTACTTAACTAACTAAGGTTTAGTGGTACTTGACCAATTAGGATTTAGGGTTATTTGACAAATTTGGACAGTGTTACTTGACTAAATAGTGTTTAGGgttacttgactaattaggatttatgattatttgacaatttagggttatttgattaattaggGATTAgggttatttgaaaatttaagatTCACGGATTACTTGACATATTGGGGTTTATGTGTgtttgactaattagggtttatggatACTTGACTAATTAGGATTTAGTGTTACTTCACCAATTAAGGTTTaggtttattttacaaattagggATACGATTAcatgactaattagggtttagcgGTATTTGATAGATCAAGGTTTAGGTTTACTTGACTAATTGAGGTTTAAGGGTGTttgacaaattagggtttatggatatttgattaattatggtTTATGTGAATTTGACTAATTAGGATTTAATGTTACTTGACCAACtacaatttatggttattttaaaacttaggATACTTcactaattagggtttaaaggtatttgacaaattagtgtttagtgttacttgaccAATTAGGGTCTAGGGTTAGTTGACAGTATTGTTTTTGGTATTTGACTAGTTAGGGTTTAGTACATAATGTTGTGAAGTAGTACAAAGATATCGTAGCATCCCAGAAGCATctcaataaataacaaaaatgttaATATGTGAAGTACAACAAAACCACTCATATCACAATGTTCTAACTTCTACATATTCAATAATAGCAAGTTACTATGGTGTATCATAACAATGACATAAGAACCattcaataacattatttttaacttatttatgaCCGCTTTAgttcaaaaattcaaatattagttGAGTTTTATATTCAACTTATGGTTGTGCATAAGGATGGCAATCGGTCGAGGACAATTTACCTATCCCTATCCCCATCCTCGTCCCCACAAGAGGCAAAACAGATTTGGGTTCagatttataaaagaaaaaaaatgaaaccaaacCCCATCCGCATCAAATTTTATCAGGTTCGAGGAAACTCATGGGTATCCAtctgcattttaaaaaaatgtgttcatATACTtggtattataattataaaaatatatgtaacatGACACATATGGGAGTAAGAAGTGATATACCCAACCCGACCCCACTCCCCTAAGTCAGGAAAAACCCAAACCCAACCTTGATAAAAGCAGGTTTTGTCAATCAAAATCAGAGTGGGATATGCacagatttaatttttattaccaTGCCTAGTTATGTATTACATTGATGAATTTAGTATAAGTCATTTTGGCACATGCATAAAAAATCGATGCACCCCTGCAAATTCAAGTACATATTGATAATTGTAATTTGTCTATATTCATTTATATCCTCTTAACCACCATTTGACATTTCAATAATCTACTACTTATGAGACATATTCCATTAGCGTCACCACTAAGATGTTTAACCACTAGTGCAACTAATAACAGattgataatatataatcacaatctttaatttttaactacttgtaaaatataatttcacgGGGTTAACGACTTGTGACAAGTGAACACTGAGTGATGAATCTCCAATTGTCAAAATATCATTACTCAAAACACAAATCTTTGAATTTATTGAAGAGAAATGTTAGCAGCACACTATTATTgcatgaaatttattgaaaatcattcacatttcttattttaatgaatctcatgaatttaattttgttttgaataaactTTTACCAATTGTAAAAAAAGATGTGTTAAAGAATGTACTCCTTTGTTGGAACAAAAAATTGCAACCACATCAAATATCCCATGCCATCCTTGAATATACATCAATGTAACATATAAGCAcaacaatattttcttaaaaagatGCAATCATACTGAGAAAATGGCAGTAAGAAATGAACATGGTAGCTGGCCCGGACTACATAGTGACATAAAGCCACGTTACtcgtaaatatttaaataagtgATTCATTtctacaaacaaaaaacaacccTTCATTGTAATAATCTAACTAATCTAATCTATTCATGTTTCATGTTAAACTGCAGATATCAGCAAGAAATACTCGGGAAAGCTACTTGCCTATAAGTGTATGTTGAGTACGAGGTATTCTCCCATTAATTTATACAACTTTTTGGTTACATACCAGACCATATAATGCTAACACAGAACAACagatatgaaatttaaaaaccacAAGTTGGAACGTTAAAAGTGAATTACTACTACGTAGTAACTAGACAATAATAGAACCAAGCAAAATATCAATATTTGCCTCTTTCCAGTTTGTAGAGACTAATAACATGAAAGTGCACAAAACATCATTGTTGAGTTGAGTTTTCGAGGTCAGTAAAATCATAGTAGGTTCAAAAGACAGATTTGCCGAAGGATACCATTGCTTTTACCAACAAGTACAGGGACAcctactaaaaaatattagaaaggaTTCAGGCTACACCTTCTTCAAATCATCATCTAATTAATGAGAAAATGGAAGTGTTAAAACTTGAAAGAAGTGACTGCATAAGATGAATTCATATCATTCATTTAGTAGGCATCTATCGGCTTGAAACAGAAGGTAATACATAAGTAAAAAATTCAGGGGGATTAAAATTGATTACATACAACAACAGTGACGTGCAGGGCAGTGCAGTGCAGTACAGTGACTAAAGATAGTCGAATTCATCTTCCTTGAGGTGGGCAAAGAACTTGACAGGACCACGACCGGGGATGTCGGTGAGAAACTGAACCTTGTAAGGAAGATTGGCGGAGATTCGCTTACCGTTCCAGAGGCCAACGTACTGCTTGATCTCGCCTTCCAGACCCGTTAGGTCAAGCTCCCCAACTTTGGGGACGTGGTACACCTTCAAACCCGCCTCCTTCACCTTCACACGCGCTCCGATCTTCGTCTCCTCCGGTGACGTCCTCGACTCCTCATCCACCGCATTAATAGCCACCTCGCACCTAATACCACCCCTTTTGCTTTTGATTTTCATTGCAAGTGAAAAAGGAGCCATCGCCATCGCCATCGCCGTCTTCTTCATAAGCGTCATCGATGAGCAATTGCAATTCGGGGACACGCTGACCATCGACGATAGCCTGAGGGCACTCGCACTAGTGCTGCCCATCTTTTTCCTATTCCTAGATTAGAGGTAGAAGTGAAGAAGGGTTTCCTTATTCCCTTTCTTTTCTACTATCTtatattctaattctaattggATATATTCGTTGGTTTCTGCTTCTTAAGTTAACCtcccaaaattattattattggtataataattaaataacatttgTTTCTTTGTAACCAGCCATTCCCGTCGAAGAGGACACGTGACCCATTCTGCAACACACCTACAATATCCATATCCATCCCTTCGTCT is a window encoding:
- the LOC100305930 gene encoding uncharacterized protein isoform X1; protein product: MGSTSASALRLSSMVSVSPNCNCSSMTLMKKTAMAMAMAPFSLAMKIKSKRGGIRCEVAINAVDEESRTSPEETKIGARVKVKEAGLKVYHVPKVGELDLTGLEGEIKQYVGLWNGKRISANLPYKVQFLTDIPGRGPVKFFAHLKEDEFDYL